The proteins below come from a single Sphingomonas carotinifaciens genomic window:
- a CDS encoding nucleotidyltransferase domain-containing protein, translated as MTTNLLTRILSNPACASEMEAPQWTAILTVARAEQLAGTLAQRLAGLPVPARVAAVLADAQGSAEQGRRAALWEAEMVRRALAPLGVPVVLLKGTAYVAAGLAAGRGRSIGDCDILVPREALAPVEAALLAAGWEWVKPDAYDDAYYRQWMHELPPLIHRERDRMIDVHHTILPPTARPTPDADALIADAVPLENGLSVLAPMDMIVHAAAHLFADGDLAGGLRNLWDIHCLIGEFGTGGLHERAAHHQLGGAVARAVRLAEALYGSKGTAGLGAVDRLYMRRLLARDGWGRETRQGVRFGFYVRSHALRMPPAMLARHLWIKWRRRGAPASG; from the coding sequence ATGACGACGAATTTGCTGACTCGCATACTAAGCAATCCTGCGTGCGCCTCCGAGATGGAGGCGCCGCAGTGGACCGCGATCCTTACAGTTGCGCGGGCCGAGCAGTTGGCGGGCACGCTGGCGCAGCGGCTGGCGGGATTGCCGGTGCCGGCGCGGGTGGCGGCGGTGCTGGCGGATGCGCAGGGCTCGGCGGAGCAGGGCCGGCGGGCGGCGCTGTGGGAGGCGGAGATGGTGCGCCGCGCGCTCGCACCGCTCGGCGTGCCGGTCGTGCTGCTCAAGGGGACCGCCTATGTCGCGGCCGGGCTGGCGGCGGGGCGGGGGCGCAGCATCGGGGACTGCGACATATTGGTGCCGCGCGAGGCTCTCGCGCCGGTCGAGGCGGCGTTGCTGGCGGCGGGGTGGGAATGGGTGAAGCCCGACGCTTACGACGACGCCTATTATCGGCAATGGATGCATGAATTGCCGCCGCTGATCCACCGCGAGCGGGACCGGATGATCGACGTGCATCACACCATCCTGCCGCCGACCGCGCGGCCGACGCCCGATGCCGACGCGCTGATCGCGGATGCAGTGCCGCTGGAAAACGGGCTGTCGGTACTGGCGCCGATGGACATGATCGTCCACGCCGCCGCGCATCTGTTCGCCGATGGCGATCTGGCCGGCGGCCTGCGCAATTTGTGGGACATACACTGCCTGATCGGCGAGTTCGGGACCGGGGGCTTGCACGAGCGGGCGGCGCATCACCAGCTGGGAGGTGCGGTGGCGCGGGCGGTACGGCTGGCGGAAGCGCTATATGGCAGCAAGGGGACGGCCGGGCTGGGCGCGGTCGATCGCCTGTATATGCGCCGGTTGCTGGCCCGCGACGGATGGGGACGCGAGACGCGGCAGGGCGTGCGGTTCGGCTTCTATGTGCGCTCGCACGCCCTGCGGATGCCGCCCGCCATGCTGGCGCGGCATTTGTGGATCAAGTGGCGCCGCCGAGGCGCGCCAGCTTCGGGATGA
- a CDS encoding HAD-IA family hydrolase — MDINSSARFPFDTIGFDLDGTLLDTSGDLAAAVNHALASIDRPTLTVEQVKPMIGGGARHMLAQGLAATGGCDEATLDILQRRLLDHYEANITVHTRPFPGALDALDELAAMGVTIGIMTNKLEALAARILAELGLADRFACLIGGDTMGIGKPSPVPIQALVDRCGGGRAAFVGDSIYDVQAARAAGLPVVACSFGFLMQPVGELGADAIIDGYGELIPKLARLGGAT; from the coding sequence ATGGACATAAATTCATCCGCGCGTTTCCCATTCGACACGATCGGGTTCGATCTGGACGGCACGCTGCTCGACACCAGCGGCGATCTTGCCGCCGCGGTCAACCATGCCCTCGCCTCGATCGACCGGCCGACGCTGACCGTCGAACAGGTCAAGCCGATGATCGGCGGCGGCGCGCGCCACATGCTGGCGCAGGGGCTGGCCGCGACCGGCGGCTGCGACGAAGCGACTCTCGATATCCTCCAGCGCCGCCTGCTGGACCATTACGAGGCGAACATCACCGTCCACACCCGCCCCTTCCCCGGCGCGCTGGACGCGCTCGACGAACTGGCGGCGATGGGCGTGACCATCGGCATCATGACCAACAAGCTGGAGGCGCTGGCCGCCCGTATCCTCGCCGAACTGGGGCTTGCCGACCGCTTCGCCTGCCTGATCGGCGGCGACACGATGGGCATCGGAAAGCCTTCGCCGGTGCCCATCCAGGCGCTGGTCGACCGCTGCGGCGGCGGCCGGGCGGCCTTTGTCGGCGACTCGATCTATGACGTGCAGGCCGCCCGCGCCGCCGGGCTGCCGGTCGTCGCCTGCTCCTTCGGCTTCCTGATGCAACCGGTCGGGGAACTGGGCGCCGACGCGATCATCGACGGCTATGGCGAACTCATCCCGAAGCTGGCGCGCCTCGGCGGCGCCACTTGA